The DNA sequence ACGGGTAGGCAACAATAAACCATGATTACGCAAGTTCATCAGTTCTAGTTCTTTTTCTGCCGCTCTTACTACATAATCTGCAGGATCGATAAATCGTACTGAAGAGGGGAGAATTTCCGATAAAACCCCTTTAAGGTGAGGATAATGGGTGCATCCATAAATTAAAGTATCGATATTCGCTTCTATAAGAGGCTTGAGATACTGTTGAGCCACTTTTTTGGTGTAAGGATCATAAATACGATTTTGTTCAATGAGAGGCACAAATTCGGGACATCCTATTTGCCATACTTGTGTTTTGGGATCAATTTCTGCGATCGCATCTCTATAGGCATTACTTTTAGCTGTTGCCACCGTAGAGATAACGCCGACTCTTTTTCCCACCTTAACAGCACCTTTTGCTCCGGGGTGAATTAACCCCAGAATGGGAAAGTCATATTCAGACTGTACTGTTTCCAATGCTAAAGCAGAACTGGTGTTACAAGCCATTATCACCATTTTGACACCTTCAAACTGCATCCAATCGAGAATTTGACGCACAAATAAAATGATTTCTTCCTTACTACGAGTGCCATAGGGAAGACGTAAGGTATCAGCAAAATAGAGAATTGATTCTTGAGGTAAATAACGATAAAGTTTTCTGAGAACAGTTAAACCGCCCACTCCACTATCAAACACACCAATTCTATTACCCAAAGAATTTTTCATATAACGTTCAATATTGCAATCAAAATTATCTTAATTTAAGCAAAACTACTCAGAAAAGTAAATAGAAATTAGTAATTAGTCATCAAAGGGGAAAAAAGGGTAAAGGGCAAAGGTAAATAGTTGATAATTAATAACTCCTAACTCCTAATCCCTAACTCCTCTTCCCCCAATACCTTAAGTCCCACTCCTCTGATTACTCACACACTTCACTAACACTTAGAGGCGATTAGTTTTAATATACTCAATAATTCCTGCTGCGATCGCTTCTGCTATTTGTCTTTGAAAAGCAGGATTAGTTAACTTCGCCGCATCTTCTCTACCAGTCACAAAACCAGTTTCTACCAACACCGCAGGCATATTAGAAGTTCTCAAAACATAAAACCTTGCTTGTCGGACTTTACGATCATTTACATCAACTCTTCGCAAAACATTACGATGAATAGTATCCGCCAAAGCCTTACCATTTTGAAAATAATAGGTTTCATAACCACTGACTTGAGGCTTATTTGCTCCGGCAGAATTAGCATGAATACTCACAAATAAATCAGCATTGATTCGGTTTGCCATTTCCGTACGCCCTTGAAGACTGACAAAATAGTCACTATCCCTTGTCATTCGTACTTGTATGCCTTGCTGTTCTAAGATACGAGCCAGTTGTTGAGAAATACTTAAAACAATATGCTTTTCCTGTATTCCCCCAATTCCGATCGCACCGGGGTCTTTCCCACCATGACCCGGATCAATCATAACGACCACTCTACCATTAGTAACAGGTCGATTAGGTAAGGGAGCAGAATTGGTAACAGGTAGAACAGGGCGGGAGTTGTCCCTCGGAGTGTAATCAAAAGGACTTATACTATTAGGAGCAGGAGTAACGGGAATGTTGGTGACAGCTTGGGAATTATTACTAGAAGAAGTTGGACGATTAAGAGTAACAGGGGTAGAGGATGAACGACTAACATACCCACTTAAAGGCAATGTCACCACTCGTTCATTTAATTGACTAGGGCTATTAATTCTCGTTCCTAAAGCAGGTTCAATTAAAAGAACAACAGTTTTATCATCAGGTTGCCAAATACGTAAACGAGAAATGGGGCTTCCTGAAGGCAGAGTGGGGGATTTAAAACTAGGGGCTAAATCGGTGTTTTCCATCCGTAACTGATAAACCTGATTTGCCGTTGCCCAACTTCCCTTCGCTTGAATACGTTGATTTCCTCTAACCACTAATTGGTTATTATTAACTTCGATCGCTTCGATGAGAGTTTTTTGAGAATTATTGATACTACCACGAGCAGGAGAAACATTAGATTGTGCCACAACAGACTTACTATTATTAGATAAGTCCATCACCCGACTAATTCCCCCCTGAGGCCACAACACAAAGCCTCCCATGCGACTAAAACTCCCCTGCCAGTCTGGACTATCAGGATGAACATTCAAGGTTAATAAAGCAGAATTGCGTCTTTGAGTAATTTCTATATTTTCTACACCATATTGATTTACTGCCCAAGATTTAAGAAAATTAGCAGGAATGTTGATATTACTAATTTCAAAATTAATTTTTTTCCTGTCTCGACTGCGATCGACTTTTATTTGATTACGATGATCACCGTCAATACCCACAATTAAGCCACTAGAAGTAACTTGTATCTCATTACCTCCACTAGCAGTATTGTTGTTGCCACTATTATTGTCATTACTGTTATTAGCACTAAGACTACGGGTATTGCTAGAACTATTAGAATTACTAGAAGAATTATAGGGGTCAGAAGGAGTAGAAGGAGAAGAAGAAGGAGCTGGAAAATTACCCCGTTGCGGTTGAGGTAAATCCACAGACCATTGAGTGGGAGATAAGCCTTTAATTTTTATCTGTTGGGGATCTAAAATATATCCGGGAGCTAATTCAATAACTAACCGAGTGGTACGAGAATCAAACTGACCAATTCTTAAACTGGTAATCAGACCGCCATAAGTTTCATTAATAGTTGGTCTTCCCAAAGTAGTTCCGGGTAAATCAATTACCAAGCGAGTAGGATTAGCAATTAACTGAGCTGTAGGTTGCACCCCTTGGTCTGTAGTAAAAAGTAATCTATTTTGATTTGTTTCATAGCGCCAAAATAACAATCTACCCGCATAAGCAGGGGTTGTTACCAACAAAAAAGTTAGACAACTTAATATAAAAGCATAAAATTTAATCATAGTAATTCTCCGCTATAAATCTTAAATCCCCTTCATAGTAATGTTAATTTTTTATAAACATATTATTACTTAATGACAGAGACGTGAAAAAATTGTTTCTTAGGTGAAAAGTCGAAAGTTTTTAGTAATTAGTTTTTTAATAGCCTCGGTTGAACACGAGAATATAAAATAAGGGCAGGTTTGGAGTTAAATACTCTTGAATTCATGATTAACCAATCCAAGAATTGAAGATAATAAAATCAATTCCTGACAGTTTTTCATAAAAATTTGTCGATTTTAACTCCATTTATGACCGAAGGCGAACTCTTATAACCCCTAACTCAGATTATCTATTACCGATTGTTTTAGTGAAAGCAGGACGTTGAGAGATAGTGTCAATATAATTGCTAATAGCAGGATAATCCCCCAAGTTTAATTTCAATAAAATTTGAGTATAAGCTAACATGGAACCCACTGCGATGTCGGCAACGGTTAATTTGTCTCCTAAGAGAAAAGAATGGGATTGTAAGATTTTTTCTAAAGGAGGGAGTAATTTAGATATTTCCCTTTCTCGATTTGCTTCAATAAATAAACCTGTAGAGAGGGTTGAATTAGCAAATAAAATCCATTGATTAAAAATACTTCTTGTTTCTAAAGAGTCAATTTCTTGACCATATTTTTCTGCCAAGTATAACAATATCGCTCCCGATTCCCACAGAATAAAGTCTCCATCTATAATTACAGGAACTTTTCCCATGGGGTTTAGTTTCAAAAATTCTGGAGATAAATGTTCTTTATTTGCCATATCGAGGAGAATAAACTCATAATCTACTCCTATTTCCTCAAGATACCATTGAATAATAGAAGCACGACTACGACTTCCTCCATAAAGTTTTATTTTCCTATCCATTACTATTTCTTGCTGATTATTATTTACTGTTAATGTTTCCGTCGTTGTAAAAGTATTTTTCCTCATTTCTGCTGATAAATACTCTCTATTATGACGTTTTGAATGGGAATTTTGAAAAACATTCTCTGCTTTTACACATATAGCAGAAAAAAACAGAAACAATTAAGGCAAGAATCAAAAATAACTTTTATGCCAAGACATTGTTTCACTACTCACACCATGAATCAATTTATAAAGTTAATACTTTAAAGTCTTTTGTGAGTATTAGGGTGCTGTTTTACATTATCATCATCGGAAACAATATTGGTGTTATTTAGCATTCTTTTTCTTTCTGTAGAATAGTTGAAGTCAGTTTTACAATCACCTAAGTTAATTAATTCCTTTGCACTGGGCTTGGTTTGGTAGGTGCGGGTAGCGGCAAATGTGCGGTTGATAAAGTCTTCGCAAAATAAACTTTCTGAAGGGAATAGACTTGGTTTAATCAGTTTATCTTCTTCGATAATTTCCCCAATAGTAAGTGCGATCGCTTTTTCGTAGGAGGTAGGAATGCCTTTGAATAAGGCTTCTAGGGCGGCTGAGGGGATAGGCTCAATTATTTTGACTTCTTTGGTTTCTCCTTCTTCTCTGAGAAAGTAAGTGGCTAATCCGAAAACGCAATAATCTTGAGTGGCAATTCCTTGAGTTATTACTTGATTTGTCATTGTTAATTTTGATAGATGTTTTTTTTATCTTAATACCTGAATTAAGGGTTATTATAATTTGACGTTACAGAAAGTATAGAATCAATTGTTTATTTGCTTAGGTGATATGGGGTTTAGATTTGATTCATTATCCAAAGAGCAAAATCTTCTTGACTTAATGGTTTAGAAAATAAATATCCCTGTCCATAATTACAGTTTAGTTTTTGTAAAATTTCCAGTTGCTTTTCTGTTTCTATTCCTTCACAAACAACTTTTAATTCTAGGTTATGACAAAGGGTAATTATTCCTTGTAAAAATTTAATATTTTTAGGATGAGTATTTAGGGGTTTAACAAAGGCTTTATCTATTTTTATTTGATGTAAAGGAAAATTCCTCAATCTAGCTAAAGAAGAATAACCAGTACCAAAATCATCGATCGCAATTTTAACTCCTAGTTTTTTGATTTCTGATAAAATTTTCGTAACATTTTGAATTTGATGAGCAATGATTGATTCTGTTATTTCTATGCGTAAATTATGAGGTGAAATTTGGGTTTTGTTTAAAACATCTTGGATTTGTTGTAAGATATTTCCCTGCTCAAATTGTTGCTCACTAACATTGACATTTATACAAACATTTTCGGGAATTAAATTAGCTTCTTGCCATTGTTTTAATTGATTACAAGCCTTATTTAAAACTAATTTACCAAGGCTAATCATTAGTCCACTTTGTTCAGCAATGGGCAGAAATTTATTAGGATTTAAAAACCCTAATTCTGGATGTTCCCAACGAACTAAAGATTCAATGCTAGTTATTTTACCTGTTTTTAAGTCTATAATAGGTTGGTAGTAAATAATTAAATTATCTTTTTCAATAGATTTTCTTAGCTCATTCTGTAATTTTAAACGCCTGATAAAATCATCATACATTTCTCTACCAAAAACTTGATAATCTCCTTTGCCTTTATTTTTTACCTGATACATGGCAATATCGGCATCTCTGAATAAATCCTCTGCACGAAGATAAGGAGAATTGGTAGTTTGATTATGACTTAAAACAATACCGATACTGCAACTGGTGCAAAATTCTTGATTATGGATATAGAAGGGTAAACTTATTTCTGCTTGAATTTTTTCCGCAACTGCGATCGCATCTTCGACTTTATTGATAGAATCAAGAAGAATCGCAAATTCATCTCCCCCTAACCTTGCCACCATATGGGAAGAAGATAAACAACGGCGTAAATTATAGGCAATATCAATGAGAAATTTATCTCCTGCTAAATGTCCAAGACTATCATTAATAGTTTTAAAATTATCTAAGTCAACCAATAGTAAAGCAAATAGCTGATGAGGAGTATTCTTAGCTTCCTGTAACAAATTTTCTAAGGTTGCCATGAAATAAGCCCTGTTAGGTAATTTAGTTAGGAAATCGGTGTTTGCCGCTTCAATTAACTTAGTTTCCATAAAACGACGTTTAGTAACATCCTGAAAAATAGTCACGAAAGATTGTTTTTCCCTTTCTCCAATAATGGTAGTTGTTATTTCTAGCCACTTAACTTGCCCTTTTTTCGTGATAATGCGTTTTTCAAGGGAAGCGGGATTAAGATTAGTAGAAAAGCAAATTTCTCGCAAATATTCTTGGGTAGATACCGTATCTTCAGGGTGAATGAAAAAATAACCTGATTGTTGT is a window from the Cyanobacterium sp. Dongsha4 genome containing:
- a CDS encoding glutathione S-transferase family protein — translated: MRKNTFTTTETLTVNNNQQEIVMDRKIKLYGGSRSRASIIQWYLEEIGVDYEFILLDMANKEHLSPEFLKLNPMGKVPVIIDGDFILWESGAILLYLAEKYGQEIDSLETRSIFNQWILFANSTLSTGLFIEANREREISKLLPPLEKILQSHSFLLGDKLTVADIAVGSMLAYTQILLKLNLGDYPAISNYIDTISQRPAFTKTIGNR
- a CDS encoding N-acetylmuramoyl-L-alanine amidase, producing MIKFYAFILSCLTFLLVTTPAYAGRLLFWRYETNQNRLLFTTDQGVQPTAQLIANPTRLVIDLPGTTLGRPTINETYGGLITSLRIGQFDSRTTRLVIELAPGYILDPQQIKIKGLSPTQWSVDLPQPQRGNFPAPSSSPSTPSDPYNSSSNSNSSSNTRSLSANNSNDNNSGNNNTASGGNEIQVTSSGLIVGIDGDHRNQIKVDRSRDRKKINFEISNINIPANFLKSWAVNQYGVENIEITQRRNSALLTLNVHPDSPDWQGSFSRMGGFVLWPQGGISRVMDLSNNSKSVVAQSNVSPARGSINNSQKTLIEAIEVNNNQLVVRGNQRIQAKGSWATANQVYQLRMENTDLAPSFKSPTLPSGSPISRLRIWQPDDKTVVLLIEPALGTRINSPSQLNERVVTLPLSGYVSRSSSTPVTLNRPTSSSNNSQAVTNIPVTPAPNSISPFDYTPRDNSRPVLPVTNSAPLPNRPVTNGRVVVMIDPGHGGKDPGAIGIGGIQEKHIVLSISQQLARILEQQGIQVRMTRDSDYFVSLQGRTEMANRINADLFVSIHANSAGANKPQVSGYETYYFQNGKALADTIHRNVLRRVDVNDRKVRQARFYVLRTSNMPAVLVETGFVTGREDAAKLTNPAFQRQIAEAIAAGIIEYIKTNRL
- the murI gene encoding glutamate racemase, with protein sequence MKNSLGNRIGVFDSGVGGLTVLRKLYRYLPQESILYFADTLRLPYGTRSKEEIILFVRQILDWMQFEGVKMVIMACNTSSALALETVQSEYDFPILGLIHPGAKGAVKVGKRVGVISTVATAKSNAYRDAIAEIDPKTQVWQIGCPEFVPLIEQNRIYDPYTKKVAQQYLKPLIEANIDTLIYGCTHYPHLKGVLSEILPSSVRFIDPADYVVRAAEKELELMNLRNHGLLLPTRFCVSGNSDDFAMTSKQWLGFTPHVEKIHLPSSKVIELHNSTEIEINQHHLYAESLIA
- a CDS encoding putative bifunctional diguanylate cyclase/phosphodiesterase, which produces MKKFISLRTKILISYTIIFTLFFLILYEWSCRSNTKRSLERLKNNLRQVAIASSQQIDTKELKQLFQEGKANEEGSSDDPRYKSQLQWMEQINQLHPNIFLFTFTHPNISQLSPTDKTEIIYLVDVWRGKNPQKSVNFLESAPATSYHLQTLAEGATVYRHFYKDKWGSWITYYAPIRDSSGQIIAGIGADMQTEEINEIQNDIRERFLSFFVISYPIFFCSIIGLSHFLTTRLGKLQKYAQAVGEGNYQPDIDISETNFMFSLFRDERMVLSKALQEMTGKIKQREDLLNGIFNQVAVGIAIHDIDYRLEIVNNTLCTLLDYSENELRQQSGYFFIHPEDTVSTQEYLREICFSTNLNPASLEKRIITKKGQVKWLEITTTIIGEREKQSFVTIFQDVTKRRFMETKLIEAANTDFLTKLPNRAYFMATLENLLQEAKNTPHQLFALLLVDLDNFKTINDSLGHLAGDKFLIDIAYNLRRCLSSSHMVARLGGDEFAILLDSINKVEDAIAVAEKIQAEISLPFYIHNQEFCTSCSIGIVLSHNQTTNSPYLRAEDLFRDADIAMYQVKNKGKGDYQVFGREMYDDFIRRLKLQNELRKSIEKDNLIIYYQPIIDLKTGKITSIESLVRWEHPELGFLNPNKFLPIAEQSGLMISLGKLVLNKACNQLKQWQEANLIPENVCINVNVSEQQFEQGNILQQIQDVLNKTQISPHNLRIEITESIIAHQIQNVTKILSEIKKLGVKIAIDDFGTGYSSLARLRNFPLHQIKIDKAFVKPLNTHPKNIKFLQGIITLCHNLELKVVCEGIETEKQLEILQKLNCNYGQGYLFSKPLSQEDFALWIMNQI